CCGGTCCCGCCGATCACCGCCGACGACACCGGCCGCGTGGTCATCGTGGACCGCCCCGGCGCGGTCCAGACCCAGCTGCTGATCGGCCGCATCGGCGCCGACCGGCACGAGCGCGTGTGGCCGGCCCAGGTCCTCGGCAGCTACTGCCTGGGCGGCACGCTCACCTCCCGTCTCGACCGGGTGCTGCGCGAGGAGAAGGGCTACACCTACGGCGTCCGCGCCTTCGCCCAGGTCCTGCGCTCCACCGGCCCCGACTCGGGCGGCGCGGCGATGCTCGCGATCAGCGGCTCGGTGGACACCGAGTCCACCGGACCGGCGCTGGAGGACCTCTGGAAGGTCCTGCGGACGCTGGCGGCCGAGGGGCTGACCGACGCCGAGCGTGAGACGGCCGTGCAGAACCTGGTGGGCGTCGCCCCGCTGAAGTTCGAGACGGCCGCCTCGGTCGCCAGCACCCTGGCCGACCAGGTGGAGCAGCACCTCCCCGACGACTACCAGGCCCAGCTGTACGCCCGCCTCGCCGAGACGGGCACCGTGGAGGCGACCGCGGCCGTGGTCAACGCCTTCCCGGTGGACCGGCTGGTCACGGTCCTCGTGGGCGACGCGGCACAGATCGCGGAGCCGGTGAAGGCGCTCGGCATCGGAGAGGTGACCGTCGTCAGCGGCTGACGCCGCGTCGGCACACACCAGCACTGAGAGGACCCCGGCGGAGCGTCAGCCGCTGGGGTCCTCCTTTTTGTCCGTTAAGGGCTTTTCATGCCTCTTATTGGTTTCGGCTGCTCTATGTCCTGTGGGATGCGCGACAAATCCCCCTGCCCGTTTGGTGATGGGAAGTCGCCTTGTCTAGCGTCGGCCCGGCTGTCCGTCACCCGTATGCCGCACCCGCGGCGCCGGGCAGCCATCGCCGAGTCCCCGTCAGGCGCGAGCCTGGGGAGCCGGGGACCCACGCAGTCCCTGGGGTGAATCGGATCCCCGTGCCGTGACCCGGCACGGAGCTCCGTAGGAGACCTTCCTGCTCCGAACCCGTCAGCTAACCCGGTAGGCGAGAAGGAAGGAAAGGATCAGCCCCTCCATGGCGTTCACCCGTGCCACCGGGAAGCACCGTGCCCCGAGCCGCCTGACGCGCCGCAGCGCCCAGGTCGCCGGCGTCGCGGCCCTGGCCACCACCGGCGTCCTCGGCTCCCTGGCCTCCCCGGCAGCCGCAGCCGACTCCGAGGCCCCCAAGGCCGCCGAGACCGGACTCACCCAGGCCATCGCCCTCGACGCCACACTCGCCGAGCAGATCGACGCCCAGGCCCAGGCGCAGCACCAGCAGGCCCAGGCCGTCGCCGAGGCGAAGGCCAAGGCGGCCGCGGAAGCCAAGGCCAAGGCGGCGAAGGCCAAGGCGAAGGCGGAGGCCCGGCGCAAGGCCGAGGCCCGCGCCCAGGAGGTCCGCGAGGAGAAGGCCCGGGCCGCCCGCGCCGCCGAGCGCGCCCGCCTCAACGCCTTCCACCTCCCGGTCGCCGGCTCGTACGTCACCACCGGCTACAAGTCCGGCGGCGCCCTCTGGTCCTCCGGCAGCCACTCCGGCGTGGACTTCCGCGCCGCCTCCGGCAGCTCCGTCGTCGCGGTCGGCGCCGGTACGGTCGTCGAGGCCGGCTGGGGCGGCGCGTACGGCAACAACATCGTGCTCCGGATGACGGACGGCACGTACACCCAGTACGGCCACCTCTCCTCGATCGGCGTCTCCGTCGGCCAGAGCGTCACCTCCGGCCAGCAGATCGGCGTCTCCGGCTCCACCGGCAACTCCACCGGCCCGCACCTCCACTTCGAGGCCCGGACCACCCCGGAGTACGGCTCGGACATGGACCCGGTCGCCTACCTGCGCTCGCACGGCGTGAACGTCTGACCTCACCGCGCGCGACCCCTGACCGACGAAGGCCCCGGTTTCCCACCGGGGCCTTCGGCATGCGCCGGGAAAGCCTCGTACGGCGCCCCGCCACTCCCCGCCCCTGGCCAGAAGATATCCATCAATTCCGGCCTGCCATCGGAAATTCCGGCAGATTGCAATAGAGTCACGGAACAGGCGTCGGCCGGCCGCGTTTCGCGGGGATTAAGGCGGAGGTTCGGACATGCGCATTCCCGCGCATTCGGTATGCACGGCGATCCGTGACGACATCGTCTCCGGTGTCTACGAGCGCGGCAGCCGCCTCACCGAGGAGCTGCTGGCACGGCGGTACGGCGTCTCCCGCGTCCCGGTGCGCGAGGCGCTGCGCACCCTGGAGTCCGAGGGCTTCGTCGTCACCCGCAGGCACGCCGGGGCCTGTGTCGCCGAGCCCACCGAGCAGGAGGCCGCCGACCTGCTGGAGGTGCGGATGCTCCTGGAGCCGCTCGGCGCCGCCCGGGCCGCCCAGCGCCGTACGGAGGCCCACCTCAAGGTGCTCCGCGGGCTGGTCAGGCTGGGCCAGGAGCGGGCCCGGCGGGGCGAGGGGGAGGATCTGCGGTCGCTGGGCGGCTGGTTCCACGAGACCCTGGCCCAGGCCTCCGGCAGCCCCGGCCTCATCGCCCTGCTCACCCAGCTCAGACACAAGGTCGCCTGGATGTACGCCGTGGAGCAGCCGGCCCGCCCGGTCGACTCCTGGGCCGAGCACGGGGCCATCGTGGACGCGGTGGCGCGCGGCGACGCGGAACGGGCCAGGGCGCTCACCGCCCAGCATGCGGAACGGGCCGCCGGGGCGCACCGGCTGCGCCGCCCGGACCGCCCCGGTCGGCGCGCGGCGCCGCCGCCCCGGGTGAGTTCTTCGCAACACGGCGTAAACATCGCGGGTGTCCGCCATTAACAAGGACGCCGTATACAAAGAGAAGTAATTGCCGAGGGCTTTATTCGTGCTGCCCGAATTAAGTGGTCATCGGCCGTGCGGGTAAGTGGTGGCCGATCGGCGTATCGGCATCGTGAATAACGAAAGAGCCGTGGCCCCCCTCAGGGGAACCACGGCTCGAAGTCCGTCGCCGTTGAACGGCCCCGGGGATCGTCAGACGGTCTCGGGAAGCTCTTCCAGACCCTCGGCGACCAGCTTCGCCAGACGGTCCAGGGCGGCCTCGGCGCCGTCCGCGTCGGACGCGAGCACGATCTCCTCGCCACCCTGCGCGCCCAGACCCAGCACCGCGAGCATGGAGGCGGCGTTGACCGGGTTGCCGTCGGCCTTGGCGATCGTCACGGGGACGCCGGAAGCCGTGGCGGCACGGACGAAGATGGAAGCGGGGCGGGCGTGCAGGCCCTCGGCCCAACCGACGTTTACGCGGCGCTCAGCCATGGTTCTGCCCTTCACATATCAACGGTTGTCTAGACCAGTCTCTCATGCGGTGCGTACTGCCGTGCCCGGCCTCCCCTCCGACGAGCTCCTGTCCCGGCCGTCCTCAGACTGCCCCGGTACCGATCCCTCCGCGACCGGGATGTCAGCCGTAGGCTTTGTCCATGGAGCCCGAGCCGGAGCTGAGCCCGCATCACGCGTACCCCGACCACTGGGAAGCGGACGTGGTGCTCCGCGACGGTGGCACCGCGCGCATCAGGCCGATCACCACGGACGATGCCGAGCGGCTGGTCAGCTTCTACGAGCAGGTCTCCGACGAGTCGAAGTATTACCGGTTCTTCGCCCCGTACCCCCG
This DNA window, taken from Streptomyces griseus subsp. griseus, encodes the following:
- a CDS encoding M23 family metallopeptidase — protein: MAFTRATGKHRAPSRLTRRSAQVAGVAALATTGVLGSLASPAAAADSEAPKAAETGLTQAIALDATLAEQIDAQAQAQHQQAQAVAEAKAKAAAEAKAKAAKAKAKAEARRKAEARAQEVREEKARAARAAERARLNAFHLPVAGSYVTTGYKSGGALWSSGSHSGVDFRAASGSSVVAVGAGTVVEAGWGGAYGNNIVLRMTDGTYTQYGHLSSIGVSVGQSVTSGQQIGVSGSTGNSTGPHLHFEARTTPEYGSDMDPVAYLRSHGVNV
- a CDS encoding GntR family transcriptional regulator, which produces MRIPAHSVCTAIRDDIVSGVYERGSRLTEELLARRYGVSRVPVREALRTLESEGFVVTRRHAGACVAEPTEQEAADLLEVRMLLEPLGAARAAQRRTEAHLKVLRGLVRLGQERARRGEGEDLRSLGGWFHETLAQASGSPGLIALLTQLRHKVAWMYAVEQPARPVDSWAEHGAIVDAVARGDAERARALTAQHAERAAGAHRLRRPDRPGRRAAPPPRVSSSQHGVNIAGVRH
- a CDS encoding HPr family phosphocarrier protein, whose amino-acid sequence is MAERRVNVGWAEGLHARPASIFVRAATASGVPVTIAKADGNPVNAASMLAVLGLGAQGGEEIVLASDADGAEAALDRLAKLVAEGLEELPETV